The following nucleotide sequence is from Deltaproteobacteria bacterium.
CTGCGTGGACGCGAAACTCGTCGTCAGGCCCGTGACGCCGATGATGTCGGGGTCGAACTCGGCAACGCGGCGCAGGAGCTGCCCCGAGGAAAGCTGCTCGACCGCCGCGTCGATGATTTCGGCCCGGTGACCGCCCTGCTCCGCGACCGCCGCCAGATACCCGATGCCCAGTGGCATGGAGTTGTAGAACAGGCGTGCCACCACGGGGTGGCCGCGTTCGCGGTCGGCAACGGGGGGATTGACCAATAGGACCTTCATCGATCCTCGCCGCGGTCTTCACCGCATGTGGTTGAAGAAGAATAACACGCCGAAATCACGGCGGAAAGCGAGACGGCTCACGAGACGGCGCGCGGATTCACACGCCGGGGGCCGCGAAGAATATGCCCGCCAGCTCGTCCTTGCTCTCGCGGTTCATCAGGCCCATCGCCGCCATGAGCAGGTGCACGCCCTCGTAACACACGCGATAGACCGCCTCGGTGATCGGCATGTCCACGCCGAGCTTGCGCGAAAGCTGGTAGACCGGCTTTGCCGTCACGTAGCCCTCGGCCACCGCCTTTTGCGACGCGACGATCTCCTCCGGCTTTTCGCCCTTGGCAAGGCGTTTGCCGAGCTGCCGGTTGCGCGACAGGTCGCCGGTGCACGTGAGGATCAGGTCACCGACCCCCGCCAAGCCCAAAAACGTCAACGGGTTCGCGCCCATCGCCACGCCCAGGCGCGTGATCTCGGCGAGGCCGCGCGTCATGAGCGAAGCCCGCGCCGAATCGCCGAAACCCAGCCCGTCGGCCGCGCCGCACCCCACGGCGATGACGTTCTTGAGCGCGCCGCCCAGTTCCACGCCGATGACGTCGGCGCTCGTGTAAACGCGAAAACGCGGCGAATGCAGAAGCTGCTGAACCCGCCGCGCCACGGCGATGTCGTGCGCCGCCATCGCCACATCCGCGGGCAGGCCCTGCGCGATCTCGCGCGCGAAACTCGGCCCCGACATGAAACACAACCGGTGAACGTGAGCCGGCAGCACCTCGGTCAGCACCTGGCTCATGAGGCAGAGCGACTCGTGCTCGATGCCCTTTGCCGCGGACACGATGAGCGCGTTTTCGGGGAGAAGCTCGCATGCCTGGGTCGCCACGCGCCGCACGAACGCCGACGGGCACATCAGGCTGACGAGTTCCGCCTCCGTGAGCGCGTCCGCCATGTCGTTCGTCCAGCGGATGGAGGCGGGCAGTTTGACGCCGGGCAGAAACGTCTCGTTGACGCCGGACTCGGCGACGGCGGCGGGCAGGTCCTTCTCGAACGCCCACACGCGAACGTCGTGCCCGAGCGCCGCCGTGTACGCCGCCAGCGCCGTGCCGAACGCCCCCGCCCCCAAGATCGCCGTGCGCGTCATCCCGCCGCTCCGATCGATTCGTCAAATACGGATGAAGGATCTCATTTTCGACCCCGGTGGCCGAATTTGCAACGCGCGCCGCATGAAGCCCTCACCCCTATCCCCTCTCCCGTCAATCGGGAGAGGGGTGCTGAGCAACGCGAGGCGGGGTGAGGGCTTCCGGACACGCGCCGCGCGCTCCACGGTCAGTAAAACAGGTACACGAACCCGGCCGACGTCTGCTGGAGCACCACCGCGACGTGCAGCGCCGCCCAGCCGAGCACATAGACGAGCGCGTGCAGGCCGCGCCCCTCGCGTTCCTCGATGTCGAGCACCTCGCGCGCCGCGACGAACGCGAGCAGCGCCCCGATGGCGAGCAGATACCGGGGATTGGGCAGCGTGAACGCGAGCAGCGCCGCGTAGGCGCACACCGCGACCACGGGGAGGCGACCGAGAGCGCCGCTCGGATCGCGCCACGAGCGAATCGCTCCGTTCACCCAAAGTGGCAGGTTAAAGAATCCGACCATGAACGGCACGAGCGGCAGCATGTATTGCCGAAGGTAGAACGCCCCGCCGTCGGGAACGAACGCCGTGAGGGCAAACGACGCAATGCGCGTCGCCTGAACCGCCAGCGTGCCGGTCGCCGCGGAGTAGGCGATCCACGGCAGCACCAGCAGCGCGGGGGTGAAAACGACGATCCACGTCGCCGCGCGACGCGCAAACGGTCGATACACTGGAACGATAGCGACGATGGCGAGATAGACCGGCGGCAGCAGCACCGCGTTGTAGCGCGCCATGCACGCGACCGCCGTCCACACCGCGACGACAACCGCGTCGCGCCGCGAGCCGGTCTGCAAAAAGCGGTCGAACGCGACGAGCGCCAGCGTGAACAGCAGCCAGAATGGCGCGTCGAGAATTCCCGCCGTGCCTGAGAACAGGGCGACAGGCAACGAGGGCATGAGCGCGAGCGTCGTGAGCGCGAGCCGCCGCCCGTGCCGCGCCGAGATCCACCGATACACGACGATGGCCGTCGCGAGCGAACACGCGACGGCGAAGACGCGCCCCGCCGCCAAGTGAAATCCGAACGCACCGAAGATGGCGCCGTACACGAGCGGCAGAAACGGCGGATGATGCGGTCCCAGCCAGTCGTTCACCGTCGCGAGGTCACGCAAATACGCCGCGATTCCATGTTGGGCGAGGTAGCGCGCGGCATCGATGTTCGAGCGTTCGTCGTTCCACGGAATCATGACGAGTGCGACGACGATCCACATTGCCGCGAGCCCCGCGAAGACAAATGCCGGGGCGCGCGGGTGATCGAGGGCGCGCGTCAGCAGGGCGCGCCCGCGATCGGGCCGATCGGTGAAGATCAGCCCAGCGCACAGCCACGCGAACGACAGCGCCGACGCCAGCACGATCGCGCGGAGCGACAGCGACTGCGATTCGAGTGTGCGCGCCGCGACCAGCAGGCCGAACCAGTGCGCGAGCGCCAGCGCGCCCGAGACGAGCACGATCCAGCGCGCGGGGTGGCCCGTTCCCAGCAGACGGCCCACGTCATACCTCCGTCAGGCGGCGCACGTCATGCCTCCGTCAGGCGGCGCACGAGATCCAGCGAATCCTCGATGACCTGATCCATGTTCTTATACGTGAACGCGCCGGTGCGTCCCACCAGTTCCACGCCCGAGTCGCGGATGGCGGCCGTGACCGCCGCGAGCTTGTGCTCGAAACCGACGAGGAACACGGGGTAGGCGTCGCGCACGCGCAGGTCGGCGGCGTGCGTCACCTCGCCCGCGTCGATGAAGCCGAGGCGCGCGAGATCGTTCACGCATCGCCGATGCAACTCCTCGCCGTCCATGTTCCACAACTCGTCGCCTTCGGTGCAGAAGACCTCGAGGCACAGGCTCGTTCCGTCGCCGGGCACGAGATGCGGCGACCAGTTCTTTGGCTCGTGAATGCGCGCGAAGATGATGTCGGAGTCGGGGGTGTAGATCCACGTGTCCGATGTGACGCGCGGCCGGCGCAGCAGCACCTGCACGCAACGCAGGCTGCGGTATTCCAGAGCGCCCGCCGAAACGTCGATCCCCAGCATATTCGCCGCGAGGCCGATGGGAATCGTGCTGACGACCCGGTCACCGCGAAGCGTTTCCCCGCTCGCGAGTTCGACTCGAAAGCCGTCCCCGTCGCGCGCAACGCCGCGCACCGCCTGCCCCGTGACGATGCGCCCGCCGCGCGACTCGCTGCGTTTCGCGATCCGAATCGCGATGCGGCCGATGCCGTTGCGCGGATAGAAAAAACTCGACACGAGCGTGCGCGGGCCGCCCGGCGCGGGGAACATGGCCTTGCGCACCGCCTGCGCGAGCGAGAGAAGCTGGATGCGCTGCGCGGCCCACGTCGCGCTGATACGGCGCGGGTCGATTCCCCACACCTTTCGCGTGTACGGGCCGAAATAGATGTCGTAGAGCGCGCGGCCGAAACGGCTCACCACCCAATCCTCGAAGTTGTCGGTCTCGCCGCGCGACGACGCCGCTACGCGCAGATACCCCGCCAATACCTCGAAGCTCTTTTTCGGACCCATGCCGAAAAACGCGTTGACGGGCCGTAGCGGATAATCGGCGAAGCGCCCCGCGAGCAGGATGCGACTGCGCCGCTCGACCGTGAGGAGTTCGTCGCCGAGCAGATCCTGGATCCACGCGATGATCTCGGGGTTGTCCGAATGAAACCGGTGGCCGCCGATGTCGAAGATGTGGTCCTGCACCACCAGGTTGCGCGCGAGTCCGCCGACCTCACGCTGCGCCTCGACGCACACCGCGTCGTGCCCCCGACGCAGCAATTCGTCCGCGCACGTCAGCCCGGCGAGACCGCCGCCAAGGATCACGTAGCGAAGCCGCACGCTCACGGCGCGGTCTCTTGCGGATAACGGCGACGTGACGCGAATCCGTCGCGCCAGCCCTCGCAGATACGCCGCGAACGCGTGTCGCCTCCGAGCGCCCGTGCCCCGTGATAGATCCCGCCCATGACCATCCAGAAAAAGAATTTCGCGCGGTCCCACCCGCGCGCGTGTTTGCGATACAGCAAAACGCTGTTTCGCGCCAGAAAGTATGCCTTGAGCGCTTCGCGCCGGGCATCGAATGTCGGACCCGCGTGCGTCGCCGCCGCGCGCGGTTCATACAATACCGACAGGCCCGCGCGGGCGAGGCGCAGACCGAGATCGACCTCGTCCTGGTACGCGAAAAACGCCTCGTCGTAACCGCCCTCACGCGACACGGCGTCGAGACGCACGAGCGCACAGCATCCGTGTCCGGCGAGCACGCGGCGGGGAACGCTCCAACGCGCACCGTCGGGCGCGCCCTCCCCCGCGAAGCGCGTCGCCAGATGCCGCCACGTCAGTTCGAGCCACGAGCCGTCGAGCACACTCGCCTGATGCCGCCGAAAGACCTTCGGGTGCGCGATGGCGATTTGGGGATCGCGTTCCAGCGCGGCGACGAGAACACCCAGCGAACCCGCGTCGATGCGCGCATCGGGGTTGATCGCGAGGCCGTACGCAAAGCCCGCCTCACGCGCGGTGGCGATCAGCCGATTCATCGCCGCGCAGTAGCCGATGTTGCCGCCGTCGCTGGTCGGCGAATTGTCGAAGACGAAGATGGATCTCGCGTCAAGCACGCCCGCCAGCGATGCCGTGCACGCGCGCACCTCGGCGGGGTCGTCATACGCGACCAAGAGCGCCGCGAGGCGCCGAAAATCCGTCGCCGCGAGGCGCAGAAAATCCGTCGCCGCGAGGCGGCGCAAGTCCGCGGCCGAGCGCTCAGTCATCGCCCGTCCGGCGCGTGCGTTGCCACGCTGTCGAACCGGCCCGGTCGAGATTCGCCGCCGCGTGATCGACGAGATCGCCGAGCACCAACGCCGCGAGGTCGCGAATCGGCAGGCGAACTCCCGAATCCGCCAGCCGTCGCCACGCGAGAACGAGCTGGGCGAAGGCGACGAGCAGATACACTTCCAGGACAACGCACGGCGCGACGAACGTTTCGGCGCGCCACCCGGCAACGAGACACAGCGCGTAGAGCGCCAGCGCGGCGCGATCGAAGTAACCCGTCGCGAGCAGCGTGAGATCGACCTTGCGCCAAAACGTCAGCGGGCCGACCCAGATCTCCGTCCAGCGCCGCCGCGCGATGTCGCGAAACGCGCTCGACCAGTCGCGGTGCTGCCGCCGCCCGTCGCCCGCGTCCTCGCAGGCGAGAATGGACGAGCGCGCCTCCGGCTCAAAGACGACTGCGTCACCGCGCGCCTGTAGAGTCACGCAAAGATCCACGTCCTCCAGCCGCGTGTCCTCGCGAAATCCGTCGAACCGCTCGAGGCGATCCCGTCGCACCACGTAATTCGAGCCGAGCAGCATGACCGACGCGCCCGTGTGCATTGCGCCGACCTGCGTCAGATCTTGGTGGACGAGACTCTCCATCGCCGCGAACGCCGCCGCGCTGGACCGATCGGCGTTGCGAACCGCCATCATCCCCTGCGCGGCCGCCGCGCCGACGCGGGTTGCCGCGTCCACCAGCCTCGCCGGGGCGTCGGGCGCGATGCGGGCGTCGGCATCGACCACGTAAACCCACTCGCCGAAATCGATCGCGGCGAGAGCCGCGTTGAGTGCCGCCGGTTTCCCGCGCCCAGCCGCGTGGCCTTCGCGGCGCAGCACCTCGACGCCGCGATCCGCAAAAGACGCCGCGATGGCGCCCGTTGCGTCGGTGGAGCCGTCGTCGATGACGACGATCTTTCTGCGTTGTGCCGGCCAATCGAGCGTGACGAGGTCGCCCAAGAACTCGGCGAGCACGCCCGCCTCGTTGCGCGCCGGAACGAGCGCGAGCAGCGTCGGCCGGGCGCCGTCCGTATGAGAGCGCGGGGTGTCGTCGCGCCGAAGCGCGGCCCACGCGAGCAGAATGCGCCGCGCGGTGACGGCGACGAGCCACGCGCCGCTCGCGAGCGCGACAAGCCGCCATCCAAACAGAATCGGCGTCCACGGGGCGCAGACGAACGCAAAGACCCCGAGGGCCGCGAGCGATTTCGCGCTGAAAAACGACGAGTTCATGGAATTGTGAAGTCCTGTCGTTAGACTGTAGCATGGTGCGATGCGTGAATCGAGTTCATCGGCGCTCGTGGTTTTGCTGGTCGCGGGAGTCCTCTCGGCGACGGCGATCTTTGCTCCCGCAACCTCGACATGGGCATGCGAGGAACGCACCCGCGAGGTCACGGTGCGCCTCATCGACGCGGACGATCTCGCGCGGCTCGATGGCTTGCGCTTCGGCGTCGTGAACCGGATCGGCGACCGCGTCGTTCTGCACCTGACCGACGCCGACGCCCGCGCCCTCGCGACAATGGACATCGACATCGTCTCCGACAACCCCCTCGTCGCCGCGCCGCCGCGCGCCGACTACCACGATCCCGACGAGGCGCTCGCCCTCGTGACGCAGTGGGCCGAGTCGTATCCCGATCTCGTCACCGTCGAGACGATCGGCGAGAGCGTCGGCGGGCGGCCGTTGCTGCTCGTGAAGGTGTCGGACAACGCGGCCGAAGACGAACCCGAGCCCAGCGTGCTCTTCGACGCGTCGATCCACGGCAACGAAAATATCGCCACCGAGGTGGTGCTCGCCTTCGTGCAACGGCTTCTGGAGGGCTACGGCGAAGACGACACGCTCACCGCGCTCGTGGACGACCACGAGATTTTCGTCGTGCCGATGGTGAACCCCGACGGCGTGGCGAACGGCAAACGGCGAAACGGCGGAAACGTCGATCTCAACCGAGACCACTCGATCTTCTGGGAAGAAGGCTGGACCGGCAAACCGACCTATGCCACGCAGCCCGAAACCCGCGCGATGATCGAGCTTGCCGCGCGCATGAACTTCACCGCGTCGGCCAGCTACCACTCGGGCGCGGTGCTCTTCAACTACCTGTGGGACACCCTGCCCTCCGGCGTCCACGACGCGCAGGACATCGACGAGCTGCTGATCCTCGCGTCGGGCTACGCCGATCTCGCCGACATGGAAGCCATCGAAGGCTACGACTGGTTCCAAATCCACGGCAGCAGCGAAGAAACGTATTACGGCATGAACGGCACCCTCGCGGGCATCATCGAGATCGCGAACGGCCAGCCGCCGCCCGAGGGCATGATCGATGCGATCGCGGACGAGAATTTCGACGCGATGGTCTTCTACACGCGTGTCGCATCCCGCGGGGCTTGGGGATTCGTCTCCGACGCCGTCACCGGCGAGCCCATCGCCGCCACCGTTCGCACCACGCACCCCCACTGGCCGATCTATGCCGACGCCGAACTCGGCGATTACCATCGCGTGCTCGCCCCCGGCGTGACCGACGTGTGGGCCGCCGCGCCCGGCTACCTGGACGCGTTGCCCGAGACCGTCGTGCAGGACGACGACGAGTCGGTGCGCGTCGATTTCGCGCTCGAACCCCGCCTCGAATACGTCGGCACGCCGTACAAGGTCGCCGCCGCGAAGATGGCGGATCCCGGCGATGACCACGCCAATACGAGTCGCCCTTTCATGGCGCTCGGCGAGCCCGACGGCGAGGCGTTTCACCTGGGCAAGGGCGGGTTCATCGTCTTCGATATGGGCGAGACGTTGCCGATCGACGACATCGACGGCCCCGACTTCACCGTCGTGCAGGCGGGCGCGAGCGCGGCCGATGAGGGCTACGAAGTCTTCGTCTCCGAGAGTTGGACCGGACCGTGGACGTCCATCGGCTCCGCATTCGGCACCTCGTCGTTCGACCTCGCCGGAGGTCCGCGAAGCGACGTGCGTTATGTGCGTATCGACGACGACGGCGACGGAGTCGCGGATGCGCCCGACGCCGGATTCGACCTCGACGCGCTCGTCTACGAACGCGCCTGCCCCGCGCCGGTGCCGGACTTCGGCGCTTCGCCCATCACGGGTTCCGCGCCGCTCACCGTGGCGTTCGCGCCGAGCATGGGCGGGCGACCGGGGTGCGTTGAATCGGTCGCGTGGGATTTCGGCGACGGCGACGGCGCGACGGACGGCATCGTCGAGCACACCTACACCGAGCCCGGCGTTTACGACGTGGCGCTCACCGCGACGGGCCCCGGCGGCGAGGTCACGAAACTCAAAACCGCGCTCATCCTGGTCGGTGAAGGCGACGACGACGATGACACGTCCGACGACGACGTCTCGCCGGATGACGACACGTCGGAAGACGACGACATGACCGACGACGATGCGGATGACGACGACGCGGATATCGCCGGGGACGACGACGACGACAATGGTGCGTGCTGCGGCTAGAGCGCGGCGCTCGCCCCCGTCCCCTCTCCCGTCAGACGGGAGAGGGGTGCCGAGCAACGCGAGGCGGGGTGAGGGTTCCCGCCCGCGCACCGGCGCTTGCTGCGGCTAATCGGAATCCGTCAGCAACGCTTCCTGCCCGGTTCTGATCGACTCGCGGATCGCCTCGCGAAAACGCGCGATCCGAATCGCCTCGAGATCCGCGAATTCCGGCTTCGAACGATAGCGCGCCGCGCGGACGAGATCGGCCGCGGCGGCCCGATACGCCGTCGTGGGGTCTTCGTCGAAGCGCGCGATCGGCACCTCGTACCGATCGCCGATATACGTGGCGAGCGCGGGCCCATCGCCATCGCGCCCCGTGAGCGCGCCGCCGAAGATGTAGCCATCCGTGCCCGCGAATTCGAACGACTCAGCCACCGGCTCCAACGGCCCGCGCACCACGATGCCCGGCGCACGCACCGCCTCGTACACACCGAAACGCCGCGCGCCCGCCTCGCCGGCGTTGTGCCACGTCACGAGCGTCGCCGCCTCGGTCGTCCACGCGTGAACGGCGCGCACCGGACCGAGCAGCGCGGCGAGCGGCAGCGCCTCGAACTCCGGCCCGCACGCGATCGGCGCGGCGGGCAGCGGCTCGGTCACGATCGGCTCGTCGGCGCGGCCATGACGCCCGGCCACCGAACGCACCCGCAGCGTTTGCACGTCGCCGATGCGCGTCGCGTTCAGCAGCTCGCGCGCGGCGGTGACGATCGGGCTGTAGTGGGCGGGCGAATACACGCGCAGCGCCACCTTCGCCTGTTTCGCCTCCACCATCGCATCGACCGCCGTCGCGTCATGCAGCGCGGTGCCGCGAATGCCGACGGAGATTCCCGATTCGAGGCATTTCTCCGCCACGTCCAACGCCTCGAGCACCGGAGTGTCGATCTCCGCGATCCACACCTCCGAGTTGCCCAGCACGTCACCCAGGCTGCGAAACACGGCGAGCTCGGGGAATTGCCGCGCGAGACGCGTCGCCGCGTCCGGATCGTCGTCGTACACGCCGACGAGGTGCACGCCGGCGAGCGGGCGATAGGCCTCGCACCACACGCGCGCGTGCGGGCCCGCTCCGATCAACACGACTCCGATCGCCTCTTCAGCCATGACCGCTCACTTCAAGAACGCGCCGCGCACGATCATGCGCAGGCGGACGGGATCGCCGTCGCGCAGCATGCGCCGCACGATGGTGGTGCCCGGTTTCCCCGCAACGAAAATCGCCTTCACCTCGTTCACTGAGCGAATCTCAACCGGCCCCGCTCCCCCAAGACGCAGGAACGCCGCCGTCACGCCGAGCAGACGCACGATGGTTGGATCGGGAAACCGCATCAGCCATCGCCCCACGGCGAGCGCCATCCGCGCCTTCCACATCGCGCGCCGGGTGTTCACATCGGCTCCTTTCCCGTCACCGTCGCGGGATCGACCGACGCGCCGGACTTCGACGATACGTAAGCCGCCAGCGCCGCCTGCATCACGTGCCGCGCCGTCTTGCCCGAGAGCTTCGCCTCGCGGAAGTTTCGCAGGGCGTCGATGAAGTGGTGCGTCGAATCGCGAAAACTGTCCATCCAGTCGTGACGCAGGTCCTCAAAGCCCACGGTGCGACCGTCCTTGACGAGCAGCAGCGGCGGCAGGTCGAGCAGCCGCCCCGAGCAGCGCGTCATGACGATGGTCCCGCGCGTGCCGGTGATTTCCATGCGTTCGTCGGCGCTGTAGTAGTTGCCGCGCATGCGCGCGTTGGGCGAAAACGCCGCCTCGAAGTACCCCAGCACGGGGCTTTGGCGAAAACGAAGGGCGATCATCGCCGGCGAGTCGATCACGGCGGCGGTGCGGTCGATCCACGCCTTCACTTCGGCGATCTCGCCGAACAGGTCCACCGCCATCGAAAACTTGTGGTAGCCGTCGTCGAAGATCGCGGGGCCCGGCCCACACTCGTCGGGATTCAGCCGCCAGATCCACGTATTGAGCGGCACGTGCCAGCCGCCGGTGAGCGTGCCGAGTTTCAGCCGCAGCGTCAGCACATCGCCGATCTCGCCCTCCTGAATCAGGCGCTTCGCCATGACGAAGGGCGGGTAGAAGACGAAGTTTTCGAAGACCTTGAGCTGCACCCCGGCGTAGAAGCACGCGCTGATCATCTCGTCGCATTCGGGGATCGTGAGCGCCATCGGTTTTTGCACCGACACGTGCTTTCGCGCGGCGGCCGCGTCGCACACCATCCGCCGGTGCAGGTGGTGCGGCGTGAGGATCTCGACCGCGTCGATCTCGGGATCGGCCAGCACGTCGCGGTAATCGAGGTAGATCCGCGTCGCGCCCCACTCCTTCGCGCGGCGCTCAGCGGTCTCGGCCGACACGTCGCACACGGCGAGGATCTTCGCGTCGGCGCGGTCCAGATAACCCGGCGCGTGCATGTCGGCGATGCGTCCGCCGCCGATGATGCCCACCCGGATCTGCTCGCCCACCGTGAAGCTCCTCGATTGCCGTATCGTGTTCGCGCGCACATTAGCCAATCGCACGGGGCTTGGGTAGCGGAGATGCCGCAAAAAGCCGGGGACGGGCGGCCCTCACCCTTGCCCCTCTCCCGCCCGGCGGGAAAGGGGTGCCTCGAGCGAACGCGAGGGACGGGGTGAGGGTCGCCGCGTTTTGCTTGTCGCGCCCAAACCGTTTCGATATGCTTGTGGCCCTCGCAACGCGGGGACTCGTCCGCGAACGCGGGGACCATCCCACAGGAGGCCGTGATGTTGGATCAGGAGGTTCTGGCGAGGCTGCACGTGTCGGCGGTGCTCCAGAACATCGAGGAACTGGTCGACTTCGACGCCGCCGCGAAGGACATCGTGAAGGACTGGCGCGCGACGATCCAGTTCTCGTGTCCCGGCGGTATCGGCGCGCATCTGGAATTCGGCGGCGGCCGCGCGCGCTGGGCCGACGGATCGACCTCCATGCCGTCGGTCGCCCTGTGGTTCGCAACGCCGGGGCAGCTCAACAACATGTTCACGGGCAAGGGAGTCGCGATTCCCGTGCCCTGGATGGGCGTGTGGAACGTGGGGCTGCTCAAAGGCTTCACGGAGCTGACGAAGCGCCTCGAGCACTACCTCAAACCCGCGGATGCGACGCTCGCCGACCGCTCGGCGTTCGAGTTCCACACCAAGTGCCTGCTCTACACGGCGATGTACGGTCTTGCGCCGATCGCCGGGTACGACCACCACGTGCGTCACTTCGTGTCGGGCATCCGCGACGGCGTGGTGGAGTTCCGCATCGCGAACGGCCCCGCCGCGCACGTGACCGTCAAGGGCGGCAAGCTCTACCCGGCCAAGGGGCGCAGCGCTGAGCCGTCCGTTTCGATCGAGCTGCCCGACTACGACACCGCGTACGGCATGCTCTCGGGCAAGCTGGACGTCATGGCCCTCGTCGGCGCGCGCCGAGCCACCATCCGCGGGTTCATCCCGCTCGTCGACAAGATCGGCTCCGCGCTGGACCGGCTTGCGATCTACCTGAACTGAAGGAGGACTCGACATGAGCGCCGCACGCACTCCCACCGCTTCGAACAAGTCCTCCGCCGCGCGCAACGGCGCGAAATCCAAACCCGTCCCCACGACCGCGAAGGGTTCGAGCGGCCAGGCCGCCGCGCGAGCGGGGAAGAAAGCCGCGTTGTACGAGTTCGACAAGACGCTCGCGCTCTTCGACCGCGCGGTGAAGGTGATCCCGCAGGGCATCTACGGCCACGTGAGCCCCGTGCTCATGATCCCCGGCGCGTTTCCGTATTACGCGGTGCGCGGCGAGGGTTGCCGCTACGAGGACGCCGACGGCAACTCGTTCATCGACTACATGTGCGCGTACGGCCCGATGGTGGTGGGTTACGCGAACGAACGGGTGAACGCGGCGGCGATGCGTGAGATCGCGAACGGCGACTGCTTCAACCACCCCAGCGAACTGATGGTGCGTCTCGCGGAACGGCTCACGGGCCTGATCGACATGGCCGACTGGGCGGTCTTCGCGAAGAACGGCTCGGACCAGACGACGTGGGCCGTGCAGGTGGCCCGCGAGCACACCGGACGGCGCAAGATCGTCATGGTCAAGGGCACCTACCACGGCAAGGACGCGTGGTGCACCCCGGGCCACGGCGGCGTGATCGCCGAGGACCGCGCGCAGATGCTCTATTACCAGTGGAACCGCGCCGACCAGCTCGAGGAGCTGTTCCGCAAATACGGCGACGACATCGCGGCCGTCATCATGACGCCCTACCATCACCCGGCCTTCGCCCAAAGCGAGATGCCCGCGCCGGGGTTCTGGCAGGCGGTGCAATCGCTGTGCAACCGCAACGGCTCGCTGCTGATCCTGGACGACGTGCGCGCGGGATGGCGTCTGTCGATCAAAGGCTCGCACGACTACTTCGGCTTTACGCCCGACATCGCGTGCTACTGCAAGGCGATCGCCAACGGCTACCCGCTGTCCGCGGCGGTGGGCCGCGAGGAGTACAAGGCGGCGGCGGCGCGCGTGTTTCTCACCGGCTCGTACTGGAACGGCGCGATGTGCCAGGCGGCGTCGCTGGCCACGCTCGACATCCTCGAAAAGGAAAAGGGCGTCGAGACGATGATGGCGATGGGCGAGTTGCTGGGCGCGGGCCTACGCGAACTCGGCGACAAATACGGCTACCCGATGCACCTCA
It contains:
- a CDS encoding PKD domain-containing protein; translated protein: MVLLVAGVLSATAIFAPATSTWACEERTREVTVRLIDADDLARLDGLRFGVVNRIGDRVVLHLTDADARALATMDIDIVSDNPLVAAPPRADYHDPDEALALVTQWAESYPDLVTVETIGESVGGRPLLLVKVSDNAAEDEPEPSVLFDASIHGNENIATEVVLAFVQRLLEGYGEDDTLTALVDDHEIFVVPMVNPDGVANGKRRNGGNVDLNRDHSIFWEEGWTGKPTYATQPETRAMIELAARMNFTASASYHSGAVLFNYLWDTLPSGVHDAQDIDELLILASGYADLADMEAIEGYDWFQIHGSSEETYYGMNGTLAGIIEIANGQPPPEGMIDAIADENFDAMVFYTRVASRGAWGFVSDAVTGEPIAATVRTTHPHWPIYADAELGDYHRVLAPGVTDVWAAAPGYLDALPETVVQDDDESVRVDFALEPRLEYVGTPYKVAAAKMADPGDDHANTSRPFMALGEPDGEAFHLGKGGFIVFDMGETLPIDDIDGPDFTVVQAGASAADEGYEVFVSESWTGPWTSIGSAFGTSSFDLAGGPRSDVRYVRIDDDGDGVADAPDAGFDLDALVYERACPAPVPDFGASPITGSAPLTVAFAPSMGGRPGCVESVAWDFGDGDGATDGIVEHTYTEPGVYDVALTATGPGGEVTKLKTALILVGEGDDDDDTSDDDVSPDDDTSEDDDMTDDDADDDDADIAGDDDDDNGACCG
- a CDS encoding Gfo/Idh/MocA family oxidoreductase yields the protein MGEQIRVGIIGGGRIADMHAPGYLDRADAKILAVCDVSAETAERRAKEWGATRIYLDYRDVLADPEIDAVEILTPHHLHRRMVCDAAAARKHVSVQKPMALTIPECDEMISACFYAGVQLKVFENFVFYPPFVMAKRLIQEGEIGDVLTLRLKLGTLTGGWHVPLNTWIWRLNPDECGPGPAIFDDGYHKFSMAVDLFGEIAEVKAWIDRTAAVIDSPAMIALRFRQSPVLGYFEAAFSPNARMRGNYYSADERMEITGTRGTIVMTRCSGRLLDLPPLLLVKDGRTVGFEDLRHDWMDSFRDSTHHFIDALRNFREAKLSGKTARHVMQAALAAYVSSKSGASVDPATVTGKEPM
- a CDS encoding aminotransferase class III-fold pyridoxal phosphate-dependent enzyme, with translation MSAARTPTASNKSSAARNGAKSKPVPTTAKGSSGQAAARAGKKAALYEFDKTLALFDRAVKVIPQGIYGHVSPVLMIPGAFPYYAVRGEGCRYEDADGNSFIDYMCAYGPMVVGYANERVNAAAMREIANGDCFNHPSELMVRLAERLTGLIDMADWAVFAKNGSDQTTWAVQVAREHTGRRKIVMVKGTYHGKDAWCTPGHGGVIAEDRAQMLYYQWNRADQLEELFRKYGDDIAAVIMTPYHHPAFAQSEMPAPGFWQAVQSLCNRNGSLLILDDVRAGWRLSIKGSHDYFGFTPDIACYCKAIANGYPLSAAVGREEYKAAAARVFLTGSYWNGAMCQAASLATLDILEKEKGVETMMAMGELLGAGLRELGDKYGYPMHLTGPASIPYLVLEDDANLLKIQRFAAEVTRRGSFFHPHHNWFLSTAHTAADIQETLNHCEDALKAMQGAAFTL